In Thunnus thynnus chromosome 4, fThuThy2.1, whole genome shotgun sequence, a genomic segment contains:
- the LOC137181641 gene encoding ADP-ribosylation factor 3, with amino-acid sequence MGNIFGNLLKSLIGKKEMRILMVGLDAAGKTTILYKLKLGEIVTTIPTIGFNVETVEYKNISFTVWDVGGQDKIRPLWRHYFQNTQGLIFVVDSNDRERVNEAREELMRMLAEDELRDAVLLVFANKQDLPNAMNAAEITDKLGLHSLRHRNWYIQATCATSGDGLYEGLDWLANQLKNKK; translated from the exons ATGGGGAACATTTTCGGGAATTTGCTGAAGAGCCTTATAGGAAAGAAGGAGATGAGGATCTTGATGGTGGGGCTCGATGCTGCAGGAAAAACTACCATCCTCTACAAGCTCAAACTGGGGGAAATAGTCACCACAATCCCAACCATCG GGTTTAACGTGGAGACGGTGGAGTACAAGAACATCAGCTTCACCGTGTGGGACGTGGGTGGGCAGGACAAGATCCGCCCCCTCTGGAGACACTACTTTCAAAACACACAGG GTCTGATCTTTGTAGTGGACAGTAATGACAGAGAGCGTGTGAACGAAGCACGAGAAGAGCTGATGAGGATGCTGGCTGAGGATGAGCTGAGAGATGCGGTGCTCCTCGTGTTCGCCAATAAGCAG GACTTACCAAACGCCATGAACGCCGCCGAGATCACAGACAAGTTGGGCTTACACTCCCTGCGCCACCGCAACTGGTACATCCAGGCCACCTGCGCCACCAGCGGCGACGGCCTCTACGAGGGTCTTGATTGGCTGGCCAATCAACTCAAGAACAAGAAATAA